A genomic window from Planococcus rifietoensis includes:
- the greA gene encoding transcription elongation factor GreA, whose protein sequence is MANDKQFPMTAAGKQKLEDELDYLKTVKRKEVVERIKVARSFGDLSENSEYDSAKEDQAFVEGRISTLESMIRNAVIINEEEAGNDVVRLGKTVTFMEIPDGEEEAYTIVGSAEADPLEGRISNDSPIAKSMLGRTVGDRVKVLTPGGEMEVKIVSIN, encoded by the coding sequence ATGGCAAATGATAAACAATTTCCGATGACAGCTGCCGGAAAGCAGAAGTTGGAAGATGAACTGGATTATTTGAAAACGGTCAAACGCAAAGAAGTGGTGGAACGCATTAAAGTAGCAAGAAGCTTCGGGGACTTGTCCGAGAACTCCGAATATGATTCCGCCAAGGAAGACCAAGCCTTTGTCGAAGGGCGCATTTCTACATTGGAATCCATGATCCGCAATGCGGTAATTATAAATGAAGAGGAAGCCGGCAACGATGTCGTGCGCCTCGGGAAAACAGTTACGTTTATGGAAATTCCAGACGGCGAAGAAGAAGCCTACACAATCGTCGGTTCTGCAGAAGCAGACCCGTTGGAAGGGCGTATTTCGAACGACTCGCCAATCGCCAAAAGCATGCTTGGCCGCACTGTTGGCGACCGTGTGAAAGTATTGACGCCAGGCGGGGAAATGGAAGTCAAGATCGTTTCGATCAATTGA
- the aroE gene encoding shikimate dehydrogenase, protein MKKWYVVIGDPISHSLSPFMHDHWFEKHGIDASYIPVHVEPKQLEQAFHSMKLLGISGFNITLPHKQAAIPLLDELDETARDMNAVNTVANENGRLKGFNTDGDGFVRSLLSYPVDKDRALLVIGAGGAARGISFALSRAGFSNITITNRTFRRAQELADETGSKAMVLADAEANLSEFATIVQTTSVGLTEEALPLSMTHLGSGSVVADIIYNPLETPFLKEAKAKGCLVLNGVGMFVNQGAIAFEKWTGIRPDTEEMIQLITEKLGGNHVNR, encoded by the coding sequence ATGAAGAAATGGTATGTGGTCATCGGAGATCCGATCTCCCATTCATTATCGCCTTTTATGCACGATCATTGGTTCGAAAAGCACGGCATCGATGCTTCTTATATTCCAGTGCATGTCGAACCCAAACAGCTGGAACAAGCATTTCACTCGATGAAATTGCTTGGCATCAGCGGATTTAATATCACCTTACCCCACAAGCAGGCGGCGATTCCGTTATTGGATGAGCTGGACGAAACGGCCCGTGATATGAATGCGGTCAATACAGTCGCAAATGAAAACGGGCGTTTAAAAGGATTTAATACAGATGGCGACGGGTTTGTCCGTTCGCTATTGAGTTACCCTGTCGATAAAGATCGTGCATTGCTGGTGATCGGTGCGGGCGGTGCAGCCAGAGGCATCAGTTTTGCGCTCTCGCGCGCCGGATTCAGTAATATCACCATCACCAACCGAACGTTTCGCAGGGCCCAGGAACTGGCGGATGAAACCGGCAGCAAGGCGATGGTGCTGGCTGATGCCGAAGCGAATCTGAGCGAATTCGCCACGATCGTCCAGACGACTTCTGTCGGATTGACCGAAGAAGCGTTGCCGCTGTCAATGACACATCTCGGAAGCGGCTCAGTCGTTGCGGACATCATTTACAACCCGCTCGAAACGCCATTTCTGAAAGAAGCCAAAGCGAAAGGCTGCCTGGTGCTGAACGGCGTCGGCATGTTCGTCAACCAAGGCGCCATCGCATTCGAAAAATGGACAGGCATCCGTCCGGATACAGAAGAAATGATTCAATTGATTACGGAAAAATTAGGAGGAAATCATGTTAACAGGTAA
- a CDS encoding helix-hairpin-helix domain-containing protein — translation MALLYFFLLHEPPEATSLDELTSETTEQPLPAETEASVPTSVMIDVKGAVQNAGLYELPAGSRINDAIEAAGGFLPEADSRSINLAVIVLDESAVYVPKQGEESVELAAATPGGNAEPGLINLNTATEAELTELPGIGPAKAAAIVAHRTENGPFKSTEQLMDVTGIGEKSFEQLKELVRVR, via the coding sequence TTGGCGCTTCTCTACTTCTTTCTCCTGCACGAACCCCCTGAGGCCACGAGCCTCGACGAACTCACTTCAGAAACCACCGAACAACCGCTGCCAGCAGAAACCGAGGCGTCGGTCCCGACAAGTGTCATGATCGACGTAAAAGGCGCTGTCCAAAATGCGGGCCTGTATGAATTGCCTGCCGGTTCGCGTATCAACGATGCCATCGAAGCTGCCGGCGGCTTTTTGCCAGAAGCAGACAGCCGCTCGATCAATCTGGCAGTCATCGTGCTCGATGAATCAGCGGTCTATGTGCCGAAACAAGGTGAAGAAAGCGTTGAGCTGGCAGCTGCAACGCCTGGCGGCAACGCTGAGCCGGGCCTTATTAATTTGAATACGGCAACCGAAGCTGAGTTGACCGAACTTCCTGGGATCGGTCCGGCTAAGGCAGCGGCCATCGTGGCACATCGGACTGAAAACGGCCCCTTCAAAAGCACAGAGCAATTGATGGACGTGACAGGCATCGGCGAAAAGAGCTTTGAACAATTGAAGGAACTGGTCCGTGTCAGATAA
- a CDS encoding YrrS family protein: MANEEKSYPSRLNKNKNNKNRSNSILNIMIALVFTLVVIIGATLLFGGGDDSADPESTETTPETESQTSGDDDTQVTAEENDLEAEEKAEEEAKAEEEAAAKKEAEEKEKEKEEEEEETKGGTITREESNDPIVSETIVNTSWEPVGTSQSGDHVSSYQKNSVDWNEKIEAVTYATGLSQNDMYVMMVQNGGGPQKSIATVQSKDQSEKYRVYHEWVDGEGWKPEKMDVLKTLDGAY, encoded by the coding sequence ATGGCTAACGAAGAAAAATCTTATCCCTCTCGTTTGAATAAGAATAAGAACAATAAAAATCGTTCGAATTCCATCCTGAATATCATGATCGCTTTAGTATTTACTTTGGTGGTTATCATCGGGGCGACATTGCTATTCGGAGGCGGCGACGATTCAGCAGATCCTGAATCAACAGAAACAACGCCGGAAACAGAGAGCCAAACGAGCGGCGATGACGATACGCAAGTGACAGCAGAAGAGAATGACCTCGAGGCTGAAGAGAAAGCTGAAGAGGAAGCCAAGGCTGAAGAAGAAGCTGCAGCCAAAAAAGAAGCTGAAGAAAAAGAAAAAGAAAAAGAAGAAGAGGAAGAAGAAACCAAAGGCGGTACCATTACACGTGAAGAGTCCAACGACCCGATCGTCAGTGAAACCATCGTCAACACCAGCTGGGAGCCTGTCGGCACTAGCCAAAGCGGCGACCATGTTTCTTCATACCAGAAAAACTCGGTTGATTGGAACGAAAAAATTGAAGCGGTCACTTATGCTACCGGTTTGTCCCAGAATGATATGTATGTCATGATGGTCCAAAATGGCGGCGGGCCGCAAAAATCCATTGCGACAGTCCAGTCGAAAGACCAATCCGAGAAGTACCGCGTCTACCATGAATGGGTAGACGGTGAAGGTTGGAAACCTGAGAAAATGGATGTACTCAAAACGCTGGACGGCGCCTACTAA
- the rsfS gene encoding ribosome silencing factor → MTKDTLLQVAYQAAEDKKAEDIVVLNMEGISLLADYFLICSANSDRQVQSIARELMEKAGEAGYEVKSIEGFDAARWVLVDLGDVVAHVFHRDERSYYNLERLWRDAPQLEV, encoded by the coding sequence ATGACTAAAGATACATTATTGCAAGTGGCGTACCAAGCCGCAGAGGATAAAAAAGCAGAGGATATCGTTGTATTGAATATGGAAGGCATTTCGCTATTGGCGGATTACTTCCTGATCTGCAGCGCGAATTCAGATCGCCAAGTACAGTCGATCGCCCGTGAATTGATGGAGAAAGCTGGAGAAGCCGGCTATGAAGTCAAAAGTATTGAAGGCTTCGACGCAGCGCGCTGGGTCTTGGTTGACCTTGGCGATGTCGTGGCACATGTTTTCCATCGCGATGAGCGCTCGTATTACAACCTAGAGCGTCTATGGCGCGACGCCCCGCAGCTCGAAGTATGA
- the yhbY gene encoding ribosome assembly RNA-binding protein YhbY, producing MLTGKQKRFLRSEAHHLDPIFQVGKGGVNEAMLVQIGEALEKRELVKISILQNNEDGKHEVAKHLADGTKAELVQLIGHTVVLYKASVNNKRIELP from the coding sequence ATGTTAACAGGTAAACAAAAACGTTTTTTAAGAAGTGAAGCGCATCATTTAGACCCGATTTTCCAAGTCGGAAAAGGCGGCGTCAATGAAGCGATGCTCGTACAGATCGGGGAAGCCCTTGAAAAACGTGAACTCGTAAAAATCAGCATTCTGCAAAACAATGAAGACGGCAAGCACGAAGTGGCCAAGCATCTGGCAGACGGAACAAAAGCGGAATTGGTGCAATTGATCGGCCATACAGTCGTTTTGTACAAAGCGTCCGTCAACAATAAACGGATTGAGCTTCCGTGA
- a CDS encoding phosphatidylserine decarboxylase, with the protein MKKRLYQSMIELGNGKTSSAALKRFAQSAISRKAIPGFINAYKIELGDIERPSGQYTSLHDFFTRSLKADARPVADAELVSPVDGRLEIHGAIQRDSQFMVKGIDYSLTELLGSGQMAKRYANGQYAILYLSPADYHRIHSPIDGEVVKQYMLGERSYPVNRLGLTYGKSPISGNRRLITELDTPHGRVLVVKVGAMYVNSIELTEFGNEWQKGQEVAYFSFGSTVALFFEGGHLQFDSKIHDGDRVKVGEPLAYMV; encoded by the coding sequence ATGAAAAAACGCCTATACCAATCGATGATCGAATTGGGCAATGGAAAAACAAGTTCTGCTGCGCTGAAACGCTTTGCCCAATCAGCTATCAGCCGAAAGGCCATCCCCGGTTTCATCAATGCTTATAAAATTGAACTCGGCGATATCGAGCGGCCGAGCGGACAATACACGAGCTTACATGACTTTTTTACGCGCAGTTTAAAAGCAGATGCACGGCCTGTTGCAGATGCCGAACTGGTTTCTCCAGTCGACGGGCGCCTCGAGATCCACGGCGCTATCCAACGCGACAGCCAGTTCATGGTCAAAGGCATCGATTATTCTCTAACCGAACTGCTCGGAAGTGGGCAAATGGCGAAGCGCTATGCAAACGGCCAATATGCAATCCTTTATTTGTCGCCCGCCGATTACCACCGCATCCATAGCCCGATAGACGGCGAAGTGGTGAAGCAATACATGCTCGGCGAAAGATCCTACCCGGTCAATCGGCTTGGGCTAACATACGGAAAGTCGCCGATCAGCGGCAACCGCCGGCTCATCACTGAACTCGACACGCCGCATGGCCGTGTATTGGTCGTGAAAGTCGGTGCGATGTATGTCAACTCCATCGAATTGACGGAGTTCGGAAATGAATGGCAAAAAGGCCAGGAAGTGGCTTATTTCAGCTTCGGTTCGACAGTCGCTTTATTCTTTGAAGGCGGACATCTTCAATTTGATTCAAAAATCCATGACGGCGACCGGGTCAAGGTGGGAGAACCCCTTGCATATATGGTATAA
- the yqeH gene encoding ribosome biogenesis GTPase YqeH, translated as MTEMPYCIGCGVQIQTERKDDIGYAPPSSLDKEEIICQRCFRLKNYNELQPVSLTDDDFLRILNGLGERKGLIVKIVDIFDFNGSWLPGLHRFVGNNPILLIANKADLLPKSVKEKKLINWMKQESRKLGLNPIDILAVSAHKGTGVAEAMDAIEQYRDGGDVYVVGCTNVGKSTFINRVIKQATGEGDVITTSHFPGTTLDMIGIPLDDERSLFDTPGIINHHQLAHHLHTEDLKAIMPKKEIKPRVFQLNPEQTLFIGGLARFDFISGKRSSFTVHAANSLNIHRTKLDNADDLYEQHLGGMLAPPSAEYKEDFPELVRHEFRIKEGKTDIVFSGLGWITVQHDDVTIAAHAPKGVEVIVRPSLI; from the coding sequence TTGACAGAAATGCCATATTGCATCGGTTGCGGTGTACAGATCCAAACAGAGCGGAAAGACGACATCGGCTATGCGCCGCCGTCTTCGCTTGATAAAGAAGAAATCATCTGCCAGCGCTGCTTCCGGTTGAAAAATTACAACGAATTGCAGCCGGTTTCCTTAACGGATGACGATTTCCTGCGTATTTTGAACGGCCTTGGGGAACGCAAAGGGCTGATCGTAAAAATCGTCGACATTTTTGACTTTAACGGCAGCTGGCTTCCGGGCTTGCACCGCTTTGTCGGAAACAACCCGATTTTGCTAATCGCCAACAAAGCGGACTTGCTTCCGAAATCAGTTAAAGAGAAGAAACTGATCAATTGGATGAAACAGGAGTCGCGTAAACTGGGCTTGAATCCGATCGACATTTTAGCCGTTTCCGCCCATAAAGGAACAGGCGTCGCAGAAGCGATGGATGCGATTGAACAATACCGTGACGGCGGTGATGTGTATGTCGTTGGCTGTACGAATGTCGGGAAATCGACATTCATCAACCGTGTCATCAAACAGGCAACAGGTGAAGGGGATGTCATCACGACATCTCATTTCCCTGGAACGACGCTTGACATGATCGGCATTCCGCTTGATGATGAGCGATCGCTATTCGATACGCCAGGCATCATCAATCACCACCAGCTGGCGCATCATCTGCACACAGAAGACCTGAAGGCGATCATGCCGAAAAAGGAAATCAAGCCGCGTGTGTTCCAACTGAATCCGGAACAGACTTTATTCATCGGTGGGTTGGCACGTTTCGATTTTATCAGCGGCAAACGTTCATCGTTCACAGTGCATGCCGCCAATTCACTGAATATCCACCGGACCAAATTGGATAACGCAGATGATTTATATGAACAGCATCTGGGCGGCATGCTTGCTCCGCCATCTGCAGAATATAAAGAAGATTTCCCTGAATTGGTGCGCCATGAATTCCGCATCAAAGAAGGCAAGACAGACATCGTCTTTTCCGGGCTCGGCTGGATCACGGTCCAGCATGATGACGTGACGATTGCGGCCCACGCACCTAAAGGGGTAGAAGTTATCGTCCGCCCGTCGCTTATATAG
- a CDS encoding class I SAM-dependent DNA methyltransferase — MNYGRFAAVYDDLMEDIPYEQYVEWIAETMRSGSVLDLACGTGVLSELMAELGYDVTASDLSADMLTVAQKRFKESGLDIPVLQLSMDNLEGLEGFDAVTIAIDSLNYLAKEEQVKKTFEQVYSALKPGGFFFFDVHSVFKVDEIFMHSPFVYDGEDLAYMWHTEKGSAPHSVIHDLTFFVREGWMFERFEETHEQRTFPVDVYKEWLTEAGFTVESVTADFTGDAPSAESERIFFRAKK; from the coding sequence ATGAACTACGGACGATTTGCGGCGGTTTACGACGACTTGATGGAAGATATTCCATACGAGCAATATGTCGAGTGGATTGCAGAAACGATGCGTTCTGGGTCGGTACTCGATCTTGCATGCGGCACCGGCGTGCTGTCTGAACTGATGGCTGAGCTCGGCTATGACGTGACGGCCAGTGATTTGTCTGCCGACATGCTCACCGTTGCACAGAAACGCTTTAAAGAATCCGGGCTGGATATTCCAGTGCTTCAATTGTCGATGGACAACCTGGAAGGTTTGGAAGGTTTCGATGCCGTAACGATTGCGATTGATTCGTTGAATTATTTAGCGAAAGAAGAGCAGGTCAAAAAGACATTCGAACAGGTTTATTCGGCATTGAAGCCCGGCGGATTTTTCTTTTTCGATGTCCATTCGGTGTTCAAGGTCGACGAGATCTTCATGCACAGCCCCTTCGTTTACGACGGGGAAGACCTTGCCTATATGTGGCATACGGAAAAAGGCTCCGCCCCTCACAGCGTTATCCACGATTTGACGTTTTTTGTGCGTGAAGGCTGGATGTTTGAACGTTTTGAAGAAACGCATGAACAACGGACTTTCCCAGTTGATGTTTACAAAGAATGGCTCACAGAAGCCGGATTTACGGTGGAATCAGTGACTGCCGATTTTACTGGGGATGCACCTAGTGCCGAAAGCGAACGGATCTTTTTCCGCGCGAAAAAATAA
- the pssA gene encoding CDP-diacylglycerol--serine O-phosphatidyltransferase: MDHTIKRLKSQAANTLTIGNMVFGGASLMATLNEYYSYSVLFIFIAAFLDRFDGMVARKYNQESELGKQLDSMGDIISFGVAPALLIHQLALQDFGLAGMVFTVIYISCGAFRLARFNITESNGYFTGLPITAAGTVLTLSYFGFGHWSPAVYMFILLISSLLMISTFSLRKV, from the coding sequence ATGGACCACACCATTAAAAGGCTGAAAAGCCAGGCAGCCAACACATTGACAATCGGTAATATGGTGTTCGGTGGCGCCTCATTAATGGCGACTTTGAACGAATACTACAGTTATAGTGTGCTGTTTATTTTTATCGCTGCATTTTTGGACCGTTTTGACGGCATGGTCGCGAGAAAATACAATCAGGAATCCGAACTCGGCAAACAATTGGATTCCATGGGGGATATCATTTCGTTCGGCGTGGCGCCGGCATTGCTGATCCATCAGCTCGCTTTGCAGGATTTTGGACTGGCCGGCATGGTGTTCACCGTTATCTATATTTCATGCGGCGCATTCCGCCTCGCACGCTTTAATATTACCGAATCAAATGGTTATTTCACCGGCTTGCCGATCACCGCAGCCGGAACTGTGCTAACTTTGTCATATTTCGGGTTCGGCCATTGGTCGCCTGCTGTCTATATGTTCATCCTATTGATCTCTTCACTATTGATGATCAGTACATTTTCATTACGAAAAGTATAA
- the yqeK gene encoding bis(5'-nucleosyl)-tetraphosphatase (symmetrical) YqeK, whose product MDPSLMLQKVKERLPEKRFNHVLGVMNTAVALAKHYGVPEDQARIAAILHDVVKFADREWMRGIIEKESMDPLLLDYHHELWHAPVGAYVAKYEFGVEDEEILDAIRYHTTGRAGMSDLEKIIYIADMIEPSRKFPEVEQLRAMKHDGLDRLMEASIRQSIEFLASKNQPVYPDSLKCLEHFEQQKGNVKND is encoded by the coding sequence ATGGACCCGAGCCTGATGCTCCAAAAAGTCAAAGAACGCCTTCCTGAAAAACGCTTCAACCATGTGTTGGGCGTCATGAATACAGCGGTCGCACTCGCCAAGCATTACGGTGTGCCGGAGGATCAAGCGCGCATTGCAGCCATTCTCCATGACGTGGTGAAATTCGCCGACCGTGAATGGATGCGCGGCATTATCGAAAAAGAAAGCATGGATCCGTTATTGCTCGACTATCATCACGAATTATGGCACGCTCCGGTCGGCGCTTATGTGGCCAAGTATGAATTCGGAGTCGAAGATGAAGAAATACTCGACGCGATCCGCTACCATACGACAGGGCGCGCAGGCATGTCGGATCTTGAAAAAATCATCTACATTGCAGACATGATCGAACCGAGCCGCAAGTTTCCGGAAGTCGAGCAGTTGAGAGCCATGAAACATGATGGCCTTGACCGCTTGATGGAAGCGTCGATTCGGCAATCGATCGAGTTTCTCGCATCAAAAAATCAGCCGGTTTATCCGGATTCCTTAAAATGCCTAGAGCATTTTGAGCAACAGAAAGGGAACGTGAAGAATGACTAA
- a CDS encoding YqeG family HAD IIIA-type phosphatase: protein MLCVYRYFIPRQYVKEVFDITPESLKEKGVLGIITDLDNTLVEWDRPEATPRLIEWLKSMKDAGIQVVIVSNNNEMRVKSFADPLGIPFIYQARKPMGKAFRKALKIMSVKREQVVVIGDQMLTDIFGGNRNKLHTILVLPVAQSDGFFTRFNRMVERRIMKRLKEKGQLMWEEEN from the coding sequence TTGTTATGTGTGTATCGATATTTTATTCCAAGGCAATACGTTAAAGAAGTTTTTGACATCACGCCCGAGTCATTGAAAGAAAAAGGGGTGCTCGGCATCATTACCGATCTGGACAACACATTGGTCGAGTGGGACCGTCCTGAAGCGACGCCGCGCCTTATCGAATGGTTGAAATCGATGAAAGATGCCGGAATTCAAGTAGTCATTGTGTCCAATAATAATGAAATGCGCGTGAAATCGTTCGCAGACCCGCTTGGCATTCCATTTATTTACCAGGCGAGAAAACCGATGGGCAAAGCGTTCCGCAAAGCGCTGAAAATCATGAGCGTCAAGCGCGAACAAGTCGTCGTGATCGGCGACCAGATGCTGACCGATATTTTCGGCGGCAATCGCAATAAGCTTCATACGATCCTGGTGTTGCCGGTCGCGCAATCGGACGGCTTCTTTACGCGTTTCAATCGGATGGTTGAGCGCCGGATCATGAAGAGATTGAAGGAAAAAGGACAATTGATGTGGGAGGAAGAAAATTGA
- the mtnN gene encoding 5'-methylthioadenosine/S-adenosylhomocysteine nucleosidase, which translates to MRIGVIGAMEEEVELLRNQLANTSVREIANSEFTTGTYKGQELILLKSGIGKVNAAMTTTILMQEFKPDLVLNIGSAGGFDEELEVGAVVISDEVRHHDVDATVFGYELGQVPQMPAAYIANKELIELAVQAVDEIGEHQHAVGLIATGDSFMSDPDRVALVKQQFPEMKAAEMEAAAVAQVCFQYDTAFVVIRALSDIAGKESSVSFDEFLPVAAKHSTEIVLRVIEKMLQRI; encoded by the coding sequence ATGAGAATCGGCGTAATCGGCGCAATGGAAGAAGAGGTAGAATTGTTGCGCAATCAATTAGCGAACACATCTGTTCGTGAAATCGCCAATAGCGAATTCACGACAGGTACATACAAAGGCCAGGAACTCATCCTATTGAAAAGCGGCATTGGCAAAGTCAACGCGGCGATGACGACTACGATTCTGATGCAGGAGTTCAAGCCTGACCTGGTCTTGAACATCGGTTCTGCTGGTGGCTTTGATGAGGAGCTGGAAGTCGGGGCAGTGGTCATTTCGGATGAAGTGCGCCACCACGATGTGGACGCAACCGTTTTTGGCTATGAACTGGGGCAAGTGCCGCAAATGCCGGCTGCCTATATCGCCAATAAGGAATTGATTGAACTGGCAGTCCAGGCGGTCGATGAAATTGGTGAACACCAGCATGCCGTCGGGCTGATCGCAACAGGCGATTCGTTTATGAGCGATCCCGATCGCGTGGCATTGGTGAAACAGCAGTTTCCAGAAATGAAAGCAGCGGAAATGGAAGCGGCTGCCGTCGCGCAAGTTTGTTTCCAATACGATACGGCGTTTGTCGTCATCCGCGCCTTGTCGGATATCGCCGGCAAGGAATCCTCGGTCTCGTTCGATGAATTTCTTCCGGTTGCGGCCAAGCATTCGACTGAAATCGTCCTGCGTGTTATCGAAAAGATGCTCCAGCGTATATAA
- a CDS encoding ComE operon protein 2 — protein sequence MKRITWDQFFMAQSHLLALRSTCTRLAVGATIVRDRRIMAGGYNGSISGGDHCIDKGCYVVDNHCVRTIHAEMNALLQCAKYGVSVSGADMYVSHFPCLQCTKSIIQAGISRLYYAADYKNHEYAIELLEQANVEVIQVMFDERTIDFLSVEKTALYMELIEQLGAKGASEEELSHYKERVKELFGELLV from the coding sequence ATGAAGCGAATAACGTGGGATCAATTTTTTATGGCTCAAAGCCATCTTTTAGCGCTAAGAAGCACTTGCACAAGGCTGGCCGTCGGAGCGACGATTGTCCGAGACCGGCGCATCATGGCTGGGGGCTATAATGGTTCGATTTCCGGTGGGGACCATTGCATCGATAAAGGCTGCTATGTCGTCGATAACCATTGCGTGCGGACCATTCATGCGGAAATGAATGCACTATTGCAATGCGCCAAATACGGTGTCAGCGTCAGCGGCGCCGATATGTATGTCAGCCATTTTCCTTGCCTCCAATGCACGAAATCCATTATCCAGGCAGGCATTTCACGCCTCTATTATGCAGCAGATTACAAAAATCACGAATACGCCATCGAACTATTGGAACAGGCAAATGTCGAAGTGATCCAAGTGATGTTTGATGAGCGGACAATCGATTTTCTCAGCGTAGAGAAAACGGCGTTGTATATGGAATTGATTGAACAGCTTGGCGCAAAAGGGGCGAGCGAAGAAGAGTTGTCCCATTATAAAGAACGGGTGAAGGAATTATTTGGAGAACTTCTCGTTTAA
- a CDS encoding nicotinate-nucleotide adenylyltransferase → MNKRKIGILGGTFNPPHFGHLIMANEAYYALGLDEVRFMPNAIAPHKESSGIDTETRVEMTRLAIEGQAHFRLEDIEVSGGGVSYTYETMVKLLEREPECDFYFIIGGDMVESLHTWHRIGELAELVQFVGIGRPGYIAETDYPVMMIDSPEMHLSSTMLRERVLAGKPLTFFVPEQVETFIRKERLYGPEPDAPKSQRTPS, encoded by the coding sequence GTGAATAAACGCAAAATCGGCATTCTCGGCGGGACGTTCAACCCGCCGCATTTCGGCCATTTGATCATGGCGAATGAAGCCTATTACGCACTGGGCTTGGACGAAGTGCGTTTCATGCCGAATGCCATCGCTCCTCATAAGGAATCGAGCGGCATCGATACAGAAACGCGTGTCGAGATGACGCGACTGGCCATCGAGGGACAGGCGCATTTCCGCCTTGAAGACATAGAAGTGTCAGGCGGCGGTGTCTCGTATACGTACGAGACGATGGTCAAGCTCCTCGAACGGGAGCCGGAATGCGATTTTTATTTCATTATCGGCGGCGATATGGTCGAAAGCTTGCACACTTGGCACCGCATCGGCGAGCTGGCTGAATTGGTCCAGTTTGTCGGCATCGGGCGGCCGGGTTATATCGCCGAAACGGATTACCCGGTGATGATGATCGATTCCCCTGAAATGCACTTGTCCTCGACGATGCTGCGGGAGCGCGTCTTGGCTGGCAAGCCATTGACTTTTTTCGTTCCCGAACAAGTGGAAACTTTTATCCGGAAGGAGCGATTATATGGACCCGAGCCTGATGCTCCAAAAAGTCAAAGAACGCCTTCCTGA